CCGTCAAAGCGGAGTCCGACTACTGCTGCACCTCCGCCAACGGCGTGCGGCTGGTACAGAGCATTAACGCCGAGGAGATTTTATTCGTCCCGGACCAGTACCTGGGCGCGTTCATCGCGGCCAAGACCGGCAAGAAAATGACGCTGTGGCCCGGCTTCTGCCCCACCCACGCCAATATCATGCCGGAGGACATCAGGCAGCGCAAGCTGGAGCACCCCAACGCCAAGGTGGTGGTGCACCCGGAGTGCCGGGGGGAGGTTATCGCCCTGGCCGACGAAGCCCTGAGCACCAGCGGCATGATACGCTACGCGGCGCGGCCGGACGTTAAAGAGCTGATAGTGGGGACGGAGATTGAAATACTGCACCGCCTGCGTAAAGAGAATCCGGGCAAGCAATTCATCCCGGCTTCCGCCAAAGCGATATGCCCCAACATGAAGAAAATCACCATGGAAAAGGTAGCGGAGTGCCTGGAGACGATGCGGCCGCAGATAACCGTGCCGGAGGAAATCCGGGTTAAAGCCCTGGCCGCCGTCAACCGGATGCTGGAAATAGGGTAGAAATTAGTTGCCAGCTACCGGTTGCGGTTACGCGCCTGGAGTTTTCACTTTTTAACCGGGGGGGATGCCAAATGCTTACCCAAAAGGACCTCCAGAGATACGACCGCCAGATATTGATTTACGGATTCGGCCAGGAGGGACAGGCGAAGCTGAAGAAAGCTAAAGTGTTCCTGGCCGGGGCGGGGGGGCTGGGCTCTCCGGCGGCTATTTACCTGGCCGCCGCCGGCATCGGCACCCTGCGCGTCGCCGACCATGACACGGTGGAGCTGAGCAACCTGAACCGCCAGGTGCTGCATGGGGAAGAGAGCGTCGGCCAGCGCAAGGCGGACTCCGCCGCCGCCAGGCTGGGCAAGCTCAACTCCGGCATTAAAATAGAGACCATCGCCGAGACGATTAGCGAAGCCAACGTGATGCGGCTGGTGGGAGACGCGGACGCCATCGTGGACGCGATGGACAACCTGCCCACGCGCTACCTGTTGAACAAAACGGCCGCAGCCAAAGGCATCCCCTTCTTCCACGGCGCCGTCTACGGCTTCGAGGGTCGGGCGATGACGGTGCTGCCGGGCAAGACGGCCTGTCTCAACTGCCTTTACCACGGCGCCGCCGTCCCCAAAGAAAAGTTCCCCGTCATCGGGGTAACGCCGGGGGTAATCGGCTGCATCCAGGCTACCGAGGTTATCAAGTATTTCACGGGGCTGGGGGAGCTACTGACCGACCGGCTGCTGAACTATGACGGTTTGCTGATGAAATTCAGCGAGTTTAAAATCAACCGCGACCCGGACTGCGAGGTATGCGGGGAAAAATCCAGGCAGGTGAAGAGATAATGAGCGTAGACGCAGAGATAT
This sequence is a window from Dehalococcoidales bacterium. Protein-coding genes within it:
- a CDS encoding HesA/MoeB/ThiF family protein, with protein sequence MLTQKDLQRYDRQILIYGFGQEGQAKLKKAKVFLAGAGGLGSPAAIYLAAAGIGTLRVADHDTVELSNLNRQVLHGEESVGQRKADSAAARLGKLNSGIKIETIAETISEANVMRLVGDADAIVDAMDNLPTRYLLNKTAAAKGIPFFHGAVYGFEGRAMTVLPGKTACLNCLYHGAAVPKEKFPVIGVTPGVIGCIQATEVIKYFTGLGELLTDRLLNYDGLLMKFSEFKINRDPDCEVCGEKSRQVKR
- the nadA gene encoding quinolinate synthase NadA codes for the protein MKNAIEQIQKLKKERHAVILAHNYQRAEVQDIADFTGDSLELSQQAAKTDAAVIVFCGVHFMAETASILSPEKTVLLPDAGAGCPMANMITAAQLRAKKKELPNATVVTYINSSAAVKAESDYCCTSANGVRLVQSINAEEILFVPDQYLGAFIAAKTGKKMTLWPGFCPTHANIMPEDIRQRKLEHPNAKVVVHPECRGEVIALADEALSTSGMIRYAARPDVKELIVGTEIEILHRLRKENPGKQFIPASAKAICPNMKKITMEKVAECLETMRPQITVPEEIRVKALAAVNRMLEIG